The proteins below come from a single Micropterus dolomieu isolate WLL.071019.BEF.003 ecotype Adirondacks linkage group LG05, ASM2129224v1, whole genome shotgun sequence genomic window:
- the tmco1 gene encoding calcium load-activated calcium channel: MSTMFADTILIVFISVCTALLAEGITWVLVYRTEKYKRLKAEVEKQSKKLEKKKETITESAGRQQKKKIERQEEKLKNNNRDLSMVRMKSMFAIGFCFTALMGMFNSIFDGRVVAKLPFVPLSYIQGLSHRNLLGEDYTDCSFIFLYILCTMSIRQNIQKMLGLAPSRAATKQAGGFLGPPPQAAKFS; this comes from the exons ATGAGCACTATGTTCGCAGACACGATCCTGATCGTGTTCATCTCTGTCTGTACAGCGCTGTTAGCCGAAG GGATTACCTGGGTTTTAGTGTATCGGACTGAAAAGTACAAGAGGTTAAAGGCTGAagtggaaaaacaaagcaaaaaac TtgagaagaaaaaggaaaccaTCACAGAATCTGCAGGACgtcaacagaagaagaagattg AAAGACAAGAGGAGAAACTgaagaacaacaacagagaCTTGTCTATG GTGCGCATGAAGTCCATGTTCGCCATAGGCTTCTGCTTTACAGCTTTGATGGGCATGTTCAACTCCAT CTTTGATGGAAGAGTAGTGGCCAAATTGCCATTCGTGCCACTGTCCTACATCCAGGGACTGTCACATCGCAACCTGCTGGGCGAGGATTACACAGACTGCTCCTTTATCTTCCTCTACATCCTCTGCACCATGTCCATCAGACAG aACATTCAGAAGATGCTCGGCCTCGCACCCTCCAGAGCTGCAACAAAACAGGCCGGAGGCTTCCTGGGACCTCCTCCCCAAGCAGCTAAGTTTTCCTAA
- the uck2a gene encoding uridine-cytidine kinase 2-A → MPGDSETKPGDQAENESNTRQPFLIGVAGGTASGKSSVCSKIMEMLGQNEIDHHQRQVAILSQDCFYRVLTPEQKAKALKGQYNFDHPDAFDNDLIIATLWDIKEGKTVHIPVYDFVSHSRKEETVTVYPADVVLFEGILMFYSQEIRDLFQMKLFVDTDADTRLSRRVLRDISERGRDLESILAQYITFVKPAFEEFCLPTKKYADVIIPRGADNLVAINLIVQHIQDILNGGLSKRLSGWFNGYGTTAKQANMESSSRPH, encoded by the exons ATGCCGGGCGACAGCGAGACAAAGCCAGGTGACCAAGCCGAAAATGAGAGCAACACTCGGCAGCCTTTCCTCATCGGCGTGGCTGGAGGGACAGCCAGCGGCAAG TCATCAGTATGCAGCAAGATCATGGAAATGCTGGGGCAGAACGAGATCGACCACCACCAGAGGCAAGTGGCCATCCTCAGCCAGGACTGCTTCTACAGGGTCCTCACCCCAGAGCAGAAGGCCAAAGCGCTCAAGGGCCAGTACAACTTCGATCACCCAG ATGCATTTGACAACGACCTTATAATCGCGACCCTGTGGGACATCAAGGAGGGAAAAACAGTACACATCCCTGTTTATGACTTTGTTTCCCATTCCAG GAAGGAAGAGACAGTGACCGTGTACCCTGCTGATGTGGTGCTGTTTGAGGGCATCCTGATGTTCTATTCTCAGGAGATCCGAGACCTTTTCCAAATGAAGCTGTTTGTGGACACTGACGCAGACACACGTCTATCACGGAGAG TGCTGCGTGACATAAGTGAACGTGGACGGGACTTGGAAAGTATTCTAGCGCAGTACATTACTTTTGTCAAGCCTGCATTTGAGGAGTTCTGTCTGCCA ACGAAGAAATATGCTGATGTGATCATACCGAGAGGAGCTGACAACCTTG TTGCTATAAATCTCATAGTTCAACACATCCAGGACATTCTAAATGGTGGTTTGTCCAAACGGCTGAGCGGGTGGTTTAATGGTTATGGAACAACAGCAAAGCAGGCGAACATGGAGTCCAGCAGCCGGCCCCACTGA
- the aatf gene encoding protein AATF, whose translation MAGSFSQELEDLLNPLPKFADPEDDDDETTKARVVEKFIEDDDEDGVGPSALRKHNTSLLSETDRRYVGKTVSRKQLLMDIEGSGDEEEEEDDDDDDEEDVEEEEGSKEKPEEDELSDFMEDEEADDDDDDDDDQNYLEDGELVGSDAKLASKSKVADMTFPLGVDFHKLTEGMDDLGVSEEDDDDDEDSGEEPEGSDEDGGSDDDEMEDDDVDGEDEGTVRTFSQDKVDEEVEKGKAVKNQLALWDQLLEGRIKIQKALVTANQLPQPQTFPEFKRRGGAELAGELKNAHKALKALQRSLLELHDQLLYQNADTRAVALGKTGSQGEDEEINSDENEDGSVQEGGAPKRKLEMAEYPDVMAKRFAAFQPYCNATLQKWHDKTRLTRGKSSKGFGAFDRNILTQVEQVLMDKERLVRRTQTRRSEYRVLGKTEASALTSQTVFTEGEEAEQLKTNTHLKDLDEDIFDDDDFYHQLLRELIERKTSAVDPNDQVAMGRQWLAIQKLRSKIKKKVDTKASKGRKVRFHIHSKMVNFMAPIDHSSMSDEARSELYRGLFGQNSKVRE comes from the coding sequence ATGGCTGGCTCCTTTTCTCAAGAGCTCGAGGATTTGTTGAATCCTTTGCCTAAATTTGCTGATCCCGAGGATGATGATGACGAGACCACCAAAGCCAGAGTGGTTGAAAAATTCATCGAGGACGACGACGAAGATGGGGTCGGTCCCAGCGCTCTGCGGAAGCACAACACATCCCTGCTCTCAGAAACCGACAGACGGTACGTGGGGAAGACAGTGTCTCGGAAACAGCTGCTGATGGATATTGAGGGATCtggtgatgaggaggaggaggaggatgatgatgatgatgatgaggaggatgtggaagaggaggagggcagCAAAGAGAAACCAGAAGAAGATGAATTATCGGATTTTATGGAGGATGAAGAggcagatgatgatgatgatgatgatgatgatcaaaATTATTTAGAAGATGGGGAGTTGGTTGGTAGTGATGCCAAACTGGCGTCTAAGTCAAAAGTCGCTGACATGACCTTTCCTCTGGGAGTGGACTTCCACAAACTGACAGAAGGCATGGATGACCTAGGAGTgagtgaagaagatgatgatgatgatgaagacagCGGCGAGGAGCCCGAAGGCAGCGATGAAGACGGTGGCTCCGACGACGATGAGATGGAAGACGATGATGTAGACGGCGAGGATGAGGGAACTGTCCGCACATTCTCCCAAGACAAAGTAGACGAGGAGGTTGAGAAAGGGAAGGCTGTGAAGAACCAGCTGGCCCTGTGGGACCAGCTGCTCGAGGGCCGAATCAAAATCCAGAAAGCCCTGGTGACCGCCAACCAGCTTCCACAGCCGCAGACTTTCCCGGAGTTCAAGAGGAGGGGCGGAGCCGAGCTTGCAGGGGAGCTGAAGAACGCCCACAAAGCTTTGAAAGCTCTTCAAAGatccctgctggagctgcacGATCAGCTGCTGTACCAGAATGCAGACACGAGGGCTGTCGCTCTGGGGAAGACAGGATCTCAGGGGGAAGACGAGGAGATAAACAGTGACGAGAATGAAGATGGGTCAGTGCAGGAGGGGGGAGCGCCTAAAAGAAAACTGGAGATGGCAGAGTACCCGGACGTCATGGCCAAGCGTTTTGCTGCTTTCCAGCCTTACTGTAACGCCACGTTGCAAAAGTGGCATGACAAAACCAGACTGACTAGGGGCAAAAGCAGCAAGGGTTTTGGGGCGTTCGACAGAAACATCTTGACCCAAGTGGAGCAGGTGCTGATGGATAAAGAGAGGCTTGTGCGGCGCACCCAGACCCGACGCTCTGAGTACAGAGTCCTGGGGAAAACAGAGGCCTCCGCTCTCACCTCTCAGACCGTCTTCACTGAGGGAGAGGAGGCGGAAcagctgaaaacaaacacacatctgaAGGATCTGGACGAGGATatatttgatgatgatgatttctaCCACCAGCTGCTAAGAGAGCTGATTGAGCGCAAGACGAGCGCAGTGGACCCTAATGACCAGGTGGCTATGGGCAGGCAGTGGCTGGCCATCCAGAAATTGCGCAGCAAGATCAAGAAGAAGGTCGATACCAAGGCCAGCAAGGGCCGTAAAGTCAGATTCCACATCCACAGTAAGATGGTCAATTTTATGGCTCCCATCGACCACAGCTCAATGAGTGACGAGGCACGCAGCGAACTGTATCGTGGCCTCTTTGGTCAGAACTCCAAAGTCAGGGAGTGA
- the magoh gene encoding protein mago nashi homolog codes for MSTSDFYLRYYVGHKGKFGHEFLEFEFRPDGKLRYANNSNYKNDVMIRKEAYVHKSVMEELKRIIDDSEITKEDDALWPPPDRVGRQELEIVIGDEHISFTTSKIGSLIDVNQSKDPEGLRVFYYLVQDLKCLVFSLIGLHFKIKPI; via the exons ATGTCAACAAGTGACTTCTATTTAAGATATTATGTTGGACACAAGGGAAAGTTCGGACACGAGTTCCTGGAATTTGAATTCAGACCTGACG GTAAACTGAGGTACGCAAACAACAGCAACTACAAGAATGACGTGATGATCAGAAAGGAG GCATATGTACACAAAAGCGTTATGGAGGAGCTGAAGAGGATCATTGACGACAGTGAGATCACAAAGGAAGATGATGCACTGTGGCCGCCTCCTGACAGAGTTGGCAGACAG GAACTGGAGATCGTCATTGGAGACGAGCACATTTCATTCACAACTTCCAAAATTGGTTCCTTGATTGACGTCAACCAGTCAAA GGACCCTGAAGGTCTTCGCGTGTTCTACTACCTGGTGCAAGATCTGAAGTGTCTCGTCTTCAGTCTCATCGGCCTACACTTCAAGATCAAGCCTATCTAA
- the cpt2 gene encoding carnitine O-palmitoyltransferase 2, mitochondrial translates to MANLLSLQCVGYLRKSGSLMNLRPAALGIDKRNYSSKKGSSAEYLHQSVVPSMHYQKSLPRLPVPKLEDTIKKYLAAQRPLLDDDQFRTTEKLAQDFQNGVGKQLHEELVAQDKNNKHTSYISGPWFDMYLSARDSVVLNFNPFMSFNPDPKAEYNDQLVRATNMACSAVRFMKTLRAGLLEPEVFHLNPAKSNTDGFKKFIRWVPSSLSWYGAYMVNAYPLDMSQYFRLFNSTRIPKRGRDELFTDEKGRHLLVMRKGNMYVFDVVDRDGNLVKPAEIQSHFKYILSDPTPAPAFPLGVLTSENRDVWAGLRDKLIAAGNAEDLRLVDSALFALCLDDESMRDHIHISHNMLHGDGCNRWYDKSFSVILTKDGQAAINFEHSWGDGVAVLRFQNEIFKDTTEQPLVHPGSAPAAVDSASAVRRLQFNLDSELENGIKVAKEKFDSAVSKLTIDALEFKKGGKEQLKKSKLSPDAIAQLAFQMGFLRQYGQTVATYESCSTAAFKHGRTETIRPATIHTKQCSHAFVCQPGQHSVGQLQAMLSECSKYHGQLTKEAAMGQGFDRHLFAMRYLANSKGQALHSLYTDPAYAAINHNILSTSTLTSPAVNLGGFAPVVPDGFGVGYGVHDDWIGCNVSSYPARNVHEFLQCVHKSLEDIFTVLEGKALS, encoded by the exons ATGGCCAATTTGCTGTCATTGCAATGCGTTGGCTATTTGAGGAAATCTGGAAGCTTAATGAATTTAAGACCTGCGGCTCTGGGCATCGATAAAAGAAACTACAGCAGCAAGAAAGGGTCTTCAGCCGAGTATCTGCACCAAAGTGTTGTACCATCGATGCATTACCAGAAGAGTTTACCCAG GCTGCCCGTACCAAAACTGGAAGATACTATCAAGAAGTATTTAGCTGCCCAGAGGCCTCTGTTGGATGATGACCAGTTCAG AACAACCGAGAAACTTGCACAGGATTTCCAGAATGGCGTGGGGAAACAGCTGCACGAGGAACTAGTCGctcaagacaaaaacaataagcACACAAGCTACATCTCAG GGCCATGGTTTGACATGTATCTTTCTGCACGCGACTCTGTGGTGCTAAACTTCAACCCCTTCATGTCCTTCAACCCTGACCCCAAGGCCGAGTACAATGACCAGCTGGTGCGGGCGACCAACATGGCGTGTTCAGCTGTGCGCTTCATGAAAACACTGCGAGCTGGATTACTGGAGCCAGAGGTTTTCCACCTCAACCCGGCAAAGAGCAACACAGACGGCTTCAAAAAGTTCATTCGCTGGGTCCCGTCTTCGCTGTCTTGGTACGGAGCTTACATGGTGAATGCTTACCCCTTGGACATGTCTCAGTACTTTCGCCTCTTTAACTCAACTCGGATTCCCAAGCGCGGGCGAGATGAGCTCTTCACTGATGAGAAAGGTCGACATCTCCTGGTTATGAGGAAAGGCAACATGTACGTGTTTGATGTTGTAGACAGGGATGGGAATCTGGTGAAGCCTGCAGAGATCCAGTCccactttaagtacattttgtccGACCCAACGCCAGCGCCTGCCTTTCCTCTCGGGGTCCTGACCAGTGAGAACAGGGATGTGTGGGCCGGGCTGAGGGACAAGCTGATAGCTGCTGGAAATGCAGAGGATTTACGGCTTGTTGACAGCGCCCTTTTCGCTCTCTGTCTGGACGATGAAAGCATGAGGGACCATATTCACATCTCGCACAACATGTTGCACGGCGACGGCTGCAACCGGTGGTACGACAAGTCCTTCAGCGTCATTCTGACCAAAGATGGACAGGCAGCCATCAATTTTGAGCACTCCTGGGGCGACGGCGTAGCTGTGCTCCGCTTTCAGAACGAGATCTTCAAAGACACAACCGAGCAGCCGCTGGTCCACCCGGgctctgctcctgctgctgtggATTCGGCATCAGCTGTGCGCAGACTGCAGTTCAACCTGGACAGCGAGCTGGAGAATGGCATCAAGGTAGCCAAGGAGAAGTTTGATTCAGCCGTATCGAAGCTCACCATCGATGCGTTGGAGTTCAAGAAAGGTGGGAAGGAACAATTGAAGAAGAGCAAGTTGAGTCCAGATGCTATAGCCCAGCTGGCTTTTCAGATGGGCTTCTTGAGGCAGTATGGGCAGACAGTCGCCACGTACGAGTCGTGTAGCACTGCGGCGTTCAAGCATGGCCGCACAGAGACCATCCGGCCAGCCaccatacacacaaaacaatgcTCACATGCCTTCGTTTGCCAGCCAGGCCAACACAGCGTGGGGCAACTACAGGCCATGCTGAGTGAATGCTCTAAATATCATGGACAGCTCACCAAGGAGGCAGCTATGG GCCAAGGGTTTGACCGTCACCTGTTTGCCATGCGATATCTGGCGAATTCAAAGGGCCAGGCTCTACACAGCTTGTACACAGACCCAGCTTACGCTGCCATCAACCACAACATCCTCTCTACCAGCACCCTCACCAGTCCAGCTGTGAACCTCGGTGGCTTTGCTCCGGTGGTGCCTGATGGGTTTGGTGTGGGCTATGGTGTCCACGACGACTGGATCGGCTGCAATGTGTCCAGCTATCCGGCTCGCAACGTCCACGAGTTCCTGCAGTGTGTTCACAAGTCTTTAGaggacattttcactgttttggaAGGAAAGGCGCTCAGCTAA